From a single Streptomyces misionensis genomic region:
- the mpaD gene encoding daptide-type RiPP biosynthesis aminotransferase codes for MMTELWPSLLDTALHGDDELCAVSARGVRVRFLDGRELLCGTSGLWNANLGYGNEAIADACARALREASYLSVFRYENLPARQAARALVEAAGADHWGRVLFSTSGGAANDVVMKLARHHHALRGEGSRKLVVGLRDSYHGLTFGGFALTGENLGQPVYGVDQRLVRHVTPNEPDEIRALAERQGRQIAAVVVEPVLGTGAVPLTPEYVRTLLELRERYGFLLVADEVATGFGRVGSLFASQQWPAPPDLLITSKGLTNGTCAAAAVLVSRAVADAFHASGDVFVHGETQAGTPVTCAAVLATLAEMRRLDAVAAARRLSARLDAALGELVATHPRVSGTTGAGCFRSIRLCLADGSPLPQDQVTDVVAAIRRAGAIVHPSVSGVQILPALTYTDAELDELLDRVRAGVDAHAGTASTTAAGTEAV; via the coding sequence ATGATGACCGAACTGTGGCCGTCGCTGCTGGACACCGCGCTGCACGGCGACGACGAACTGTGCGCCGTCTCCGCGCGGGGCGTGCGGGTGCGCTTCCTCGACGGACGTGAACTCCTCTGCGGCACCAGCGGCTTGTGGAACGCCAACCTCGGGTACGGCAACGAGGCGATCGCCGACGCCTGTGCGCGGGCGCTGCGGGAGGCCTCGTACCTCTCGGTGTTCCGCTACGAGAACCTGCCGGCCCGGCAGGCCGCGCGGGCACTCGTCGAGGCGGCCGGCGCGGACCACTGGGGGCGGGTGCTGTTCTCCACCTCCGGCGGCGCGGCCAACGACGTGGTGATGAAGCTGGCCCGGCACCACCACGCGCTGCGCGGCGAGGGCTCCCGCAAACTGGTGGTGGGACTGCGGGACAGCTACCACGGTCTGACCTTCGGCGGCTTCGCCCTCACCGGCGAGAACCTCGGCCAGCCGGTCTACGGGGTGGACCAGCGGCTGGTCCGGCACGTGACCCCCAACGAGCCCGACGAGATACGGGCGCTGGCCGAACGGCAGGGCCGGCAGATCGCCGCCGTCGTCGTGGAACCGGTCCTCGGCACCGGCGCGGTGCCGCTGACCCCCGAGTACGTGCGGACCCTGCTGGAACTGCGCGAGCGGTACGGCTTCCTGCTGGTCGCCGACGAGGTGGCCACCGGCTTCGGCCGGGTCGGCAGCCTCTTCGCCTCCCAGCAGTGGCCCGCGCCCCCGGACCTGCTCATCACCTCCAAGGGCCTGACCAACGGCACCTGCGCGGCGGCGGCGGTCCTGGTGTCCCGCGCGGTGGCGGACGCCTTCCACGCCTCCGGGGACGTCTTCGTGCACGGGGAGACCCAGGCCGGGACACCGGTGACCTGCGCGGCGGTGCTGGCGACGCTCGCCGAGATGCGCCGGCTGGACGCCGTAGCCGCGGCCCGCCGGCTGTCCGCGCGGCTCGACGCGGCGCTCGGCGAACTGGTCGCCACCCACCCCCGGGTGAGCGGCACCACCGGGGCGGGCTGCTTCCGCTCGATCCGGCTGTGCCTGGCGGACGGCTCACCGCTGCCGCAGGACCAGGTCACCGACGTGGTCGCCGCGATCCGGCGGGCCGGTGCCATCGTGCACCCCAGCGTGTCCGGCGTGCAGATCCTGCCGGCGCTCACCTACACCGACGCCGAGCTGGACGAACTGCTCGACCGGGTGCGGGCCGGGGTGGACGCGCACGCCGGGACGGCCTCCACCACGGCGGCCGGTACGGAGGCGGTGTGA
- the mpaM gene encoding daptide-type RiPP biosynthesis methyltransferase, translating into MTTATPLSPPGLAGRVLAGYGDRVVLHDLYDEAGVPVYHDLAATDTSEIRELLRVARGGTGPVLELAAGSGRLTLPLLALGREVTALELKEGMLDLLRERLATLPAGARARCAPVRGDMSAFDLGRTYGLVVLGTTSVSLLDDAGRAGLLASVRAHLRPGGTFLLSTVDRAADAGAEADLDFEVRGASGRHYRMIEHWPPGAPARGVTILPPEHEAAAADRIEVLTTSIRVLAAQRLERELAAAGLPVVARHTLPASGPRHVDVLIEAEAA; encoded by the coding sequence ATGACCACCGCGACGCCGCTGTCACCGCCCGGCCTGGCCGGGCGGGTGCTGGCCGGATACGGGGACCGGGTGGTCCTGCACGATCTGTACGACGAGGCCGGCGTGCCCGTCTACCACGACCTGGCCGCGACCGACACCAGCGAGATCAGGGAACTGCTGCGGGTGGCCCGCGGCGGCACCGGACCGGTCCTCGAACTCGCGGCGGGCTCGGGCCGGTTGACGCTGCCGCTGCTCGCGCTCGGCCGCGAGGTCACCGCGCTGGAGCTCAAGGAAGGCATGCTGGACCTGCTGCGGGAGCGGCTCGCGACGCTCCCGGCCGGGGCGCGGGCACGCTGCGCGCCGGTGCGGGGGGACATGTCCGCCTTCGACCTGGGGCGCACCTACGGCCTCGTGGTGCTCGGCACCACCTCCGTCTCGCTGCTCGACGACGCCGGCCGGGCCGGACTGCTCGCCTCGGTACGGGCCCATCTGCGGCCCGGCGGCACCTTCCTGCTGTCCACCGTCGACCGCGCCGCGGACGCCGGGGCCGAGGCCGACCTGGACTTCGAGGTGCGGGGCGCGAGCGGCCGTCACTACCGGATGATCGAGCACTGGCCGCCCGGCGCCCCGGCGCGCGGCGTCACGATCCTGCCGCCCGAACACGAGGCCGCCGCGGCCGACCGGATCGAGGTGCTGACCACCTCCATCCGGGTGCTCGCCGCCCAGCGGCTGGAGCGGGAACTCGCGGCCGCCGGGCTGCCCGTCGTCGCCCGGCACACGCTGCCCGCCAGCGGCCCCCGGCACGTCGACGTCCTGATCGAGGCGGAGGCGGCATGA
- a CDS encoding daptide-type RiPP has protein sequence MQENKNSALELSMQELDMEELEGMEAPDWWNSFLVSFGVSAGVSATYSSLVITSVVAT, from the coding sequence ATGCAGGAGAACAAGAACTCCGCCCTCGAACTGTCCATGCAGGAGCTGGACATGGAGGAGCTGGAGGGCATGGAGGCCCCCGACTGGTGGAACAGCTTCCTCGTGAGCTTCGGTGTGTCCGCCGGTGTGAGCGCCACCTACAGCTCGCTCGTCATCACGTCGGTCGTCGCGACCTGA
- the mpaP gene encoding daptide biosynthesis intramembrane metalloprotease has protein sequence MKLTLNRPRPQAAAPPPLPTYPCLAEDVVVHEPAEAGAPWIVQFDAGRYLRVGAGMARLLRSADGTRTADDIAAVLGAPWTPELVGEGLTRAQRMELLSGTARKPAGRRRFAFVPPLTFQFTVVRPERFLARFRPLAARLAHRSWAVALVALVVVGILCLAFQLPALAHALSHPVSVSTLVTLVVVTYVGTVLHEMAHGIVLSHYGGKPSRMGVMLFYLTPAFFCDVTDGWRLPGSGQRVRIALAGITTQAAIGGVSGIAAAVVALAGGAPGVRDTLLLLTLTTFVSGVFNALPFVKLDGYLALMSHLDISHLRDRSMTDARRLVARVLFGGRYERALPGVPWAPLFGLACMVFPVYVLAMAFTVWQSMLEAMGLVGATVVSLGLAYLGLRLYSGAMRLGAEARAAGARRWRIWAVSLVVLAGLLGIAREVTLPYTVSGGFVQRDGRVLFVATGAADLDAVTPGAAVRLKGSGIVLHEDLGEARVAGSRTVQVEAPFSVFAPVAGLDSMKLPATGVPLRVPRPPAAATGLAEVDAGRRSLGDWLYLRYLAPFWR, from the coding sequence GTGAAACTGACGCTGAACCGCCCGCGCCCACAGGCTGCCGCGCCGCCGCCGCTGCCGACGTACCCGTGCCTGGCCGAGGACGTGGTGGTGCACGAGCCGGCCGAGGCGGGCGCCCCCTGGATCGTGCAGTTCGACGCCGGCCGCTATCTGCGGGTGGGCGCCGGGATGGCGCGGCTGCTGCGCTCGGCCGACGGCACCCGCACGGCCGACGACATCGCCGCCGTGCTCGGCGCCCCGTGGACGCCCGAGCTGGTGGGGGAGGGGCTGACCCGGGCGCAGCGGATGGAACTGCTGAGCGGCACGGCCCGCAAGCCCGCCGGGCGCCGCAGGTTCGCCTTCGTGCCCCCGCTGACCTTCCAGTTCACCGTGGTGCGCCCGGAGCGGTTCCTGGCCCGGTTCCGGCCGCTGGCCGCCCGGCTGGCACACCGCTCCTGGGCGGTGGCGCTGGTGGCGCTGGTGGTCGTCGGCATCCTCTGCCTGGCCTTCCAACTGCCCGCGCTCGCCCACGCGCTGAGCCACCCCGTGTCGGTGTCCACGCTGGTCACCCTGGTGGTCGTCACCTACGTCGGCACGGTCCTGCACGAGATGGCGCACGGCATCGTGCTCAGCCACTACGGCGGCAAGCCCAGCCGCATGGGCGTCATGCTCTTCTACCTGACCCCGGCGTTCTTCTGCGACGTCACGGACGGCTGGCGGCTGCCGGGCAGCGGGCAGCGGGTGCGGATCGCGCTCGCCGGCATCACCACCCAGGCCGCCATCGGCGGGGTGTCGGGCATCGCCGCGGCCGTCGTCGCGCTGGCCGGGGGCGCTCCCGGGGTCCGCGACACGCTGCTGCTGCTCACGCTGACCACCTTCGTCTCGGGGGTCTTCAACGCGCTGCCGTTCGTGAAGCTGGACGGCTACCTCGCGCTCATGAGCCACCTCGACATCTCCCACCTGCGGGACCGGTCGATGACCGACGCGCGGCGGCTGGTGGCCCGGGTGCTGTTCGGCGGGCGCTACGAGCGGGCCCTGCCCGGCGTGCCCTGGGCACCGCTGTTCGGGCTGGCCTGCATGGTCTTCCCGGTCTACGTCCTCGCCATGGCCTTCACGGTGTGGCAGAGCATGCTGGAGGCCATGGGCCTGGTCGGCGCCACCGTCGTCTCGCTCGGCCTGGCCTACCTCGGGCTGCGCCTGTACTCGGGCGCCATGCGGCTGGGCGCCGAGGCGCGTGCCGCGGGTGCGCGCCGGTGGCGGATCTGGGCCGTCTCGCTGGTCGTGCTCGCCGGCCTGCTCGGCATCGCGCGGGAGGTGACCCTCCCCTACACGGTCTCCGGCGGCTTCGTGCAAAGGGACGGGCGGGTGCTGTTCGTGGCGACGGGCGCCGCCGACCTGGACGCCGTCACCCCGGGCGCGGCGGTGCGGCTGAAGGGCAGCGGCATCGTGCTGCACGAGGACCTGGGCGAGGCCCGGGTGGCCGGCTCCCGGACCGTGCAGGTCGAGGCCCCGTTCTCGGTGTTCGCGCCGGTCGCCGGGCTCGACTCGATGAAGCTGCCCGCCACCGGCGTGCCGCTGCGCGTGCCCCGGCCGCCCGCCGCGGCCACGGGCCTGGCCGAGGTGGACGCCGGCCGGCGCAGCCTCGGCGACTGGCTCTACCTCCGCTACCTGGCACCTTTCTGGCGCTGA
- the lanKC gene encoding class III lanthionine synthetase LanKC, whose amino-acid sequence MDILRHLMYCPPGTPYFDRDDADSAAPDDFPAVAAPGPEGWTRGTGPDWAMLTPPGHRLPAQGWKIHVSATPGNAEDVLERCWDYLVPRGVAFKFIRSRKVLLRRNGKYGDRSASGKFVTIYPEDEERFALVLAELGDLLDGEPGPYILSDLRWRSGPLYVRYGGFVARTMKTPTGESVHCIEDPEGRLVPDRRGPSFRPPEWVTPPACLDEALRAREAGTLEDFPYRAEKALHFSNGGGVYRGSDLRTGEPVLLREARPYAGLDTQGEDAVARLRREHDCLRRLDGLPWFPRLLDARVGHEHHFLVREFVEGETLATAITRRLPKAPETDPRGARAYTDWALGVLDEVARGVAAMHERGVCFGDLHPGNVLVRPDGTVVFIDLETASTDPDATQIHAAPGFAAPAGHRGPDIDRYALGCLRLALFAPLTTLMGWGPGKVDQLIDYVVSRYPLPGDWGDRVRADLTPAASADRPGAAGGPPAGAPARAGDDDGRPALAAGIVAAATPHRADRLFPGDAAQFFVPEGGACLAYGAAGVLWALAETGQEVSEEHTDWLERAAGALTDPAPGLWTGLSGIAGVLARLGRTGTAGELFARIRESDAPDDSLFDGLAGTGLAQLYFARTSGDDDALKYALAAGEQLAARAAAGPPRRGHVGLLRGRSGGALLPLALYRHTGDPAWLDAARALLDSDVRALGWREEPGEDTAGPAGWAPDSPGSRPQLAAGGAGAALVLADYLDHRPDPDLARVRDSVLDAARDAMPRTAGLFHGWAGVALTLRRLGGEPTARQRERLLDVLGLFRVEHEGRPAFLGHENLRLSTDLATGGAGVLLALHALGDRPVALPLC is encoded by the coding sequence ATGGACATACTTCGGCATCTGATGTACTGCCCGCCGGGCACCCCGTACTTCGACCGGGACGACGCGGACTCGGCGGCACCGGACGACTTCCCGGCCGTCGCTGCCCCCGGGCCCGAGGGCTGGACGCGCGGCACCGGACCGGACTGGGCGATGCTGACCCCGCCCGGCCACCGGCTGCCCGCGCAGGGCTGGAAGATCCATGTCTCGGCCACCCCGGGCAACGCCGAGGACGTCCTGGAGCGCTGCTGGGACTACCTGGTGCCGCGGGGCGTCGCGTTCAAGTTCATCCGCAGCCGCAAGGTCCTGCTGCGCCGCAACGGCAAGTACGGCGACCGCAGCGCCAGCGGCAAGTTCGTGACCATCTACCCCGAGGACGAGGAGCGGTTCGCGCTCGTCCTGGCGGAGCTGGGCGATCTCCTCGACGGGGAGCCGGGACCGTACATCCTCAGCGATCTGCGCTGGCGCTCCGGCCCGCTGTACGTGCGCTACGGCGGGTTCGTGGCCCGCACCATGAAGACGCCCACCGGCGAGAGCGTCCACTGCATCGAGGACCCCGAGGGACGGCTGGTGCCCGATCGGCGCGGGCCCTCCTTCCGCCCCCCGGAGTGGGTGACGCCGCCCGCCTGTCTCGACGAGGCGCTGCGGGCGCGCGAGGCGGGCACCCTGGAGGACTTCCCCTACCGGGCCGAGAAGGCCCTGCACTTCTCCAACGGCGGCGGCGTCTACCGGGGCAGCGACCTGCGCACCGGGGAGCCGGTGCTGCTGCGCGAGGCCCGGCCGTACGCCGGGCTCGACACCCAGGGCGAGGACGCCGTGGCGCGGCTGCGGCGCGAACACGACTGCCTGCGCCGGCTCGACGGCCTGCCGTGGTTCCCGCGGCTGCTCGACGCCCGGGTGGGACACGAACACCACTTCCTGGTACGGGAGTTCGTCGAGGGCGAGACCCTCGCCACCGCCATCACCCGGCGCCTGCCCAAGGCCCCCGAGACGGACCCGCGGGGCGCCCGCGCCTACACCGACTGGGCCCTCGGCGTGCTCGACGAGGTGGCGCGGGGCGTCGCCGCCATGCACGAGCGGGGCGTCTGCTTCGGCGACCTGCACCCCGGCAACGTCCTCGTGCGCCCCGACGGAACGGTCGTCTTCATCGACCTGGAGACGGCGTCGACCGACCCGGACGCCACCCAGATCCACGCCGCCCCGGGCTTCGCCGCGCCCGCCGGCCACCGGGGCCCGGACATCGACCGGTACGCCCTCGGCTGTCTGCGGCTGGCCCTGTTCGCGCCGCTCACCACGCTGATGGGCTGGGGCCCGGGCAAGGTGGACCAGCTGATCGACTACGTGGTGTCGCGGTATCCGCTGCCCGGCGACTGGGGCGACCGGGTGCGCGCCGACCTCACACCGGCCGCCTCCGCCGACCGGCCGGGCGCGGCGGGCGGCCCCCCGGCCGGGGCCCCGGCCCGCGCGGGGGACGACGACGGGCGGCCCGCGCTCGCCGCGGGCATCGTGGCGGCGGCCACCCCGCACCGCGCGGACCGGCTCTTCCCCGGCGACGCCGCGCAGTTCTTCGTCCCGGAGGGCGGCGCCTGCCTCGCGTACGGCGCCGCGGGCGTGCTCTGGGCGCTCGCCGAGACGGGGCAGGAGGTGTCCGAGGAGCACACGGACTGGCTGGAGCGCGCGGCCGGTGCGCTCACCGACCCCGCCCCCGGCCTGTGGACCGGCCTGTCCGGCATCGCCGGGGTGCTCGCGCGGCTCGGCCGTACCGGGACGGCCGGTGAACTCTTCGCCAGGATCCGGGAGTCGGACGCCCCGGACGACAGCCTCTTCGACGGGCTGGCCGGGACCGGACTGGCCCAGCTGTACTTCGCCCGGACCAGCGGGGACGACGACGCGCTCAAGTACGCCCTCGCGGCCGGCGAGCAGCTCGCCGCCCGGGCCGCCGCCGGTCCGCCGCGCCGCGGTCACGTGGGTCTGCTGCGCGGCCGTTCGGGCGGCGCCCTGCTCCCGCTGGCCCTGTACCGGCACACCGGCGACCCCGCCTGGCTGGACGCCGCCCGCGCGCTGCTCGACAGCGACGTACGGGCGCTCGGCTGGCGCGAGGAACCCGGCGAGGACACCGCGGGGCCGGCCGGCTGGGCACCCGACTCGCCCGGGTCCCGACCGCAGTTGGCGGCCGGCGGCGCGGGCGCCGCGCTGGTGCTCGCGGACTACCTGGACCACCGGCCCGACCCGGATCTCGCGCGGGTCCGCGACAGCGTCCTGGACGCGGCGCGGGACGCGATGCCCCGCACCGCCGGGCTCTTCCACGGCTGGGCGGGGGTGGCCCTGACCCTGCGGCGCCTGGGCGGCGAGCCCACCGCGCGGCAGCGGGAGCGGCTGCTGGACGTCCTCGGCCTGTTCCGGGTGGAGCACGAGGGACGGCCCGCCTTCCTGGGCCACGAGAACCTGCGGCTCTCCACCGACCTGGCCACCGGCGGGGCGGGGGTGCTGCTCGCACTGCACGCCCTGGGCGACCGGCCCGTCGCCCTGCCGCTGTGCTGA
- a CDS encoding ABC transporter permease, with the protein MRNLIAAEWRKIWTGRAWWALGLSAALLCVLADAGYLTQALDQLPKGTTTEADLTSTLVQGWFMVELVAALATMLAVTREFSNGAICRTALLGGGRGRVLTAKLVAAAGTGAVYALAAGAAATVSPWLFLAGRAWHPQWTTTTTWTLLGVMLVIVVGALWGSLLGIVIRQQVVAIVVLLLSTWLVSEGLLRLAPKIGRFTIDEAMAAVYRSGNDGVLPIPWALVVLAAWIVVAGVAGRTLFLRRDLP; encoded by the coding sequence ATGCGTAACCTCATCGCCGCCGAATGGCGCAAGATCTGGACCGGGCGCGCCTGGTGGGCCCTCGGCCTGTCCGCGGCGCTGCTGTGCGTGCTGGCCGACGCCGGCTACCTCACCCAGGCGCTGGACCAGCTGCCCAAGGGCACGACCACCGAGGCCGACCTGACCTCCACCCTGGTGCAGGGCTGGTTCATGGTCGAACTGGTCGCCGCCCTCGCCACCATGCTCGCCGTGACCCGCGAGTTCTCCAACGGCGCGATCTGCCGGACGGCGCTGCTCGGCGGCGGCCGCGGCCGGGTGCTCACCGCGAAGCTCGTGGCCGCGGCCGGCACCGGGGCCGTGTACGCGCTGGCCGCGGGCGCCGCGGCGACGGTCAGCCCCTGGCTGTTCCTGGCCGGCCGCGCATGGCACCCGCAGTGGACGACGACCACCACCTGGACGCTGCTCGGCGTGATGCTGGTGATCGTGGTGGGCGCCCTGTGGGGCAGCCTGCTCGGCATCGTCATCCGGCAGCAGGTCGTCGCCATCGTCGTGCTGCTGCTGAGCACCTGGCTGGTCAGCGAGGGCCTGCTGCGACTCGCCCCGAAGATCGGCCGGTTCACCATCGACGAGGCCATGGCCGCGGTGTACCGCAGCGGCAACGACGGCGTGCTGCCCATCCCGTGGGCCCTGGTGGTGCTCGCCGCCTGGATCGTCGTCGCCGGTGTCGCGGGCCGGACCCTGTTCCTGCGCCGGGACCTGCCGTGA
- a CDS encoding ABC transporter ATP-binding protein, translating to MTDVVDIEGLTKRYGEVTAVEDVSFQVRPGRVVGLLGRNGAGKTTTLRMLLGLARPTAGRATVFGHPYAQLPRAAHRVGVGMDGIGPSNAATGRGDLNIWAKTLGLGRSRVEEVLERVGLADDAHRKLRGFSTGMRQRHALATALLADPELLILDEPANGLDPDGIRWLRQFLRSLADEGRTVLLSSHLLAEVEQTADDIVILQRTLRYSGTVADLTRNGTVSLESSFFDLVGPAAKEPSHA from the coding sequence ATGACGGACGTAGTCGACATCGAGGGTCTGACCAAGCGCTACGGCGAGGTGACAGCGGTCGAGGACGTCTCCTTCCAGGTGAGACCCGGCCGCGTCGTCGGACTGCTGGGCCGCAACGGCGCCGGCAAGACGACGACCCTGCGCATGCTGCTCGGGCTGGCCCGGCCCACCGCCGGTCGGGCCACGGTGTTCGGCCACCCGTACGCGCAGCTCCCGCGCGCCGCCCACCGCGTCGGTGTCGGCATGGACGGCATCGGGCCCTCCAACGCCGCCACCGGCCGGGGCGACCTGAACATCTGGGCCAAGACCCTGGGCCTGGGCCGCTCCCGCGTGGAGGAGGTCCTCGAACGGGTCGGGCTGGCCGACGACGCCCACCGCAAGCTGCGCGGCTTCTCCACCGGGATGCGCCAGCGGCACGCCCTGGCGACGGCGCTGCTGGCCGACCCCGAACTGCTGATCCTGGACGAGCCGGCCAACGGCCTGGACCCGGACGGCATCCGCTGGCTGCGGCAGTTCCTGCGCTCCCTCGCCGACGAGGGCCGCACCGTCCTGCTCTCCAGCCATCTGCTCGCCGAGGTGGAGCAGACCGCCGACGACATCGTGATCCTGCAACGCACCCTGCGCTACAGCGGCACGGTCGCCGACCTCACCCGCAACGGCACGGTGAGCCTGGAGAGCAGCTTCTTCGACCTCGTCGGCCCGGCGGCGAAGGAGCCCAGCCATGCGTAA
- a CDS encoding daptide-type RiPP, whose protein sequence is MQTAKNQGPSAPLELALQELEPHELEMQELEALDAPFGWTDVVSLVSGLSAGGVVSYVSLVTLAT, encoded by the coding sequence ATGCAGACCGCCAAGAACCAGGGTCCCTCCGCGCCGCTCGAGCTGGCGCTGCAGGAGCTGGAGCCGCACGAGCTGGAGATGCAGGAGCTGGAGGCGCTCGACGCGCCCTTCGGCTGGACTGACGTGGTGAGCCTCGTCAGCGGGCTGAGCGCAGGAGGGGTCGTCTCGTACGTGTCCCTCGTGACGCTGGCGACCTGA
- the mpaC gene encoding daptide-type RiPP biosynthesis dehydogenase, producing the protein MEPVWSLSRHPLTRVAYGLDGLSQWLTRHAGRRLTILVDAAVADGEAEARVRERAAWADRDTERIVLSGPGDLASVTRLAADLADREFVVAIGGGSLLDQAKLAVLLGSDPAVGDRLTVRQRSGLVLLSADSAPRVPLVAVPTTVGTGSELSGAVCLSTPEGKRLVLGNGLQPEVAVYDAVATRTLPGDLLAEGVLEVLFRLAGMYAGDHRELPTEDAFAETLLRRLVRLGDEVAAARAAGTAPGDATRLEIAKLSGLSHQPWLNLGRDPCACKGWYLANELSTALGVRKMTAAAALLPPLWRRITRPDPRWGSAARLERLWRAVSAARTAPGPVDDPASGIDALLDDWGIRRSLDAPPERVAEVARATVRAWGQGLPTLGALTLADVHEVMAEAVGAPALAGR; encoded by the coding sequence ATGGAACCGGTCTGGAGCCTGAGCAGGCATCCGCTGACCCGGGTGGCGTACGGCCTCGACGGCCTCTCGCAGTGGCTGACCCGGCACGCGGGCCGGCGGCTGACGATCCTCGTCGACGCGGCCGTGGCGGACGGCGAGGCCGAGGCCCGGGTGCGCGAGCGCGCCGCCTGGGCGGACCGGGACACCGAGCGGATCGTCCTGTCGGGCCCCGGTGACCTGGCGAGCGTCACCCGGCTCGCGGCGGACCTCGCGGACCGCGAGTTCGTGGTCGCCATCGGCGGCGGGTCCCTGCTGGACCAGGCCAAACTCGCCGTGCTGCTGGGCTCGGACCCGGCCGTGGGCGACCGCCTGACGGTGCGTCAGCGCAGTGGACTGGTGCTGCTGTCGGCCGACTCGGCGCCCCGTGTGCCGCTGGTCGCCGTGCCGACGACGGTGGGCACCGGCAGCGAACTGAGCGGCGCCGTCTGCCTGTCGACGCCCGAGGGCAAGCGGCTGGTGCTGGGCAACGGGCTGCAGCCCGAGGTCGCGGTCTACGACGCCGTGGCGACCCGGACCCTGCCCGGGGACCTGCTCGCCGAGGGCGTCCTGGAGGTGCTGTTCCGGCTGGCCGGGATGTACGCGGGCGACCACCGGGAACTGCCGACCGAGGACGCCTTCGCCGAGACCCTGCTCCGGCGGCTGGTGCGGCTGGGCGACGAGGTGGCGGCGGCCCGCGCCGCGGGCACGGCGCCCGGCGACGCGACGCGGCTGGAGATCGCCAAGCTGAGCGGGCTCAGCCACCAGCCGTGGCTCAACCTCGGCCGGGACCCGTGCGCCTGCAAGGGCTGGTACCTCGCCAACGAGCTGTCCACCGCCCTCGGGGTGCGCAAGATGACGGCCGCCGCCGCCCTGCTGCCCCCGCTGTGGCGGCGGATCACCCGGCCGGACCCCCGCTGGGGCTCGGCGGCCCGGCTGGAGCGGCTGTGGCGGGCGGTGTCGGCCGCACGGACCGCACCGGGTCCCGTGGACGATCCCGCGTCCGGGATCGACGCCCTGCTGGACGACTGGGGCATCCGGCGGTCCCTCGACGCACCGCCCGAGCGCGTCGCCGAGGTGGCCCGCGCCACCGTCCGGGCCTGGGGGCAGGGGCTGCCGACGCTCGGCGCCCTCACCCTCGCCGACGTGCACGAGGTCATGGCGGAAGCGGTCGGCGCGCCCGCCCTGGCCGGCCGCTGA
- the mpaB gene encoding daptide biosynthesis RiPP recognition protein gives MNEALISRTGRHLRSWATGRPLAGGTAGGGSATVVLEDADRLPAVLASDVVGPRTLVLVPGDQDGEEHAPSGATVVGFEGSLSEPGGDASIGGAIFLQVQDYGTSPYMSLLGTTLVRVAGEPDFEAFLADADRARETGEFEAFAVSPAVQIADLGALGEAAPDDGPGTRLWIAADGAVSVSPQGTRLGTAGDSAADLSAAWSAATAAAPAVALGRAVPEAVRGPAVAERPWLGRYLAALDMLRDLQVHGVSDVRISGFGGRLAAELADVTGAHDAQDPAVPFLAWTPQAAYVRVPGHDRTFRLGGRAARTAERLLVHGDPATAADGADGAAVRQVLDFFAERGAPLLPATADAPAEVGV, from the coding sequence GTGAATGAGGCTCTGATCAGTCGTACGGGCAGGCACCTGCGGTCCTGGGCGACGGGCCGGCCGCTCGCCGGCGGCACGGCCGGGGGCGGGAGCGCGACCGTCGTGCTGGAGGACGCCGACCGGCTGCCCGCCGTGCTCGCCTCGGACGTGGTGGGCCCCCGCACGCTCGTGCTCGTCCCGGGCGACCAGGACGGGGAGGAACACGCGCCGTCGGGCGCCACCGTAGTGGGCTTCGAGGGCTCGCTCAGCGAGCCGGGCGGCGACGCGTCGATCGGCGGCGCCATCTTCCTCCAGGTGCAGGACTACGGCACGAGCCCCTACATGTCGCTGCTCGGGACCACCCTGGTCCGGGTGGCCGGCGAACCCGACTTCGAGGCGTTCCTGGCCGACGCCGACCGGGCCCGTGAGACGGGCGAGTTCGAGGCGTTCGCGGTCAGCCCGGCCGTGCAGATCGCCGACCTCGGCGCCCTGGGCGAGGCCGCGCCGGACGACGGCCCCGGCACCCGGCTCTGGATCGCGGCCGACGGCGCCGTGTCCGTCTCCCCGCAGGGCACCCGGCTGGGCACGGCGGGCGACAGCGCCGCCGACCTGTCCGCCGCCTGGAGCGCGGCTACGGCCGCCGCTCCCGCCGTGGCCCTCGGCCGCGCCGTGCCCGAGGCGGTCCGCGGGCCCGCCGTGGCCGAACGCCCCTGGCTGGGCCGGTACCTCGCCGCCCTGGACATGCTGCGCGACCTCCAGGTACACGGCGTCTCCGACGTGCGGATCTCCGGCTTCGGCGGACGCCTCGCGGCCGAACTGGCCGACGTGACCGGCGCCCACGACGCCCAGGACCCCGCCGTGCCCTTCCTGGCCTGGACCCCGCAGGCGGCGTACGTCCGGGTGCCCGGGCACGACCGCACCTTCCGGCTCGGCGGCCGGGCCGCGCGGACGGCGGAGCGGCTGCTCGTGCACGGCGACCCGGCGACGGCCGCCGACGGGGCGGACGGGGCCGCGGTGCGCCAGGTCCTCGACTTCTTCGCCGAGCGCGGCGCGCCCCTGCTGCCCGCCACGGCCGACGCCCCGGCGGAGGTGGGCGTATGA